Proteins found in one Paenibacillus dendritiformis genomic segment:
- a CDS encoding nucleobase:cation symporter-2 family protein, translating into MSMVDNKVFQKHRHPLKTFSLGLQHVLAMYAGAVIVPLIVSSQLGFTQEQTTYLVAIDLLMCGIATLLQVFTNRFFGIGMPVVLGCAFQAVMPMIAIGSEYDIPYIYGSILAMGLFVILFGGWFGKMIRFFPPVVTGSVVTIIGITLIPVAFGNLGGGQGSPDFGSPDNLMLGFGVLIFIVLLNKFSKGFMRAISVLIGLLIGTLAAALMGKVDIAPVLDASWFHAVQPFYFGMPKFNPTAILTMIIVAMVGIAESTGVFMALSKIVDRDIDSKDLARGYRAEGLAIFIGGLFNAFPYTTFSQNVGLIQMSRVKTRDVIVVAGGLLMLLGFVPKIAALTLLIPDSVLGGAMVAMFGMVISSGLRMIGSQVDLNRHENLFVIACSVGMGLGVTAVPGIFDSLPDTVRILTDNGIVAGTFTALVMNLLFNGVKPETAEAKTQESDEETIVA; encoded by the coding sequence ATGAGCATGGTGGACAACAAGGTGTTCCAAAAGCACCGCCACCCGTTGAAGACCTTCTCGCTCGGCCTCCAGCATGTTCTGGCGATGTACGCTGGCGCGGTCATCGTGCCGCTGATCGTCAGCAGCCAGCTCGGCTTCACCCAGGAACAGACAACCTATCTCGTCGCGATCGATTTGCTTATGTGCGGCATCGCGACGCTGCTGCAAGTCTTTACGAACCGCTTCTTCGGAATTGGGATGCCGGTCGTCCTCGGCTGCGCCTTCCAGGCAGTCATGCCGATGATCGCTATCGGTTCAGAGTATGACATACCGTATATATACGGGTCAATATTGGCGATGGGCCTGTTCGTCATTCTGTTCGGCGGATGGTTCGGGAAGATGATTCGCTTCTTCCCACCGGTCGTGACCGGCTCGGTCGTCACCATTATCGGCATTACGCTCATCCCGGTCGCCTTCGGCAATCTGGGCGGCGGACAGGGAAGTCCGGACTTCGGCAGCCCGGACAATCTGATGCTAGGGTTCGGCGTTCTAATCTTTATCGTGCTGCTTAATAAATTTTCAAAAGGCTTCATGCGCGCGATCTCGGTCTTGATCGGCCTGCTGATCGGAACGTTGGCCGCGGCCCTGATGGGCAAGGTCGATATTGCCCCTGTGCTGGACGCAAGCTGGTTCCATGCCGTGCAGCCATTTTATTTCGGAATGCCGAAGTTCAATCCGACGGCGATATTGACGATGATTATCGTCGCTATGGTCGGCATCGCCGAGTCGACCGGGGTATTCATGGCCTTGAGCAAGATTGTGGACCGCGATATTGATTCGAAAGACCTGGCCCGCGGCTATCGGGCCGAAGGATTGGCCATCTTCATCGGGGGACTGTTCAATGCGTTCCCGTACACGACCTTCTCGCAAAATGTCGGCCTCATCCAGATGAGCCGCGTCAAGACGCGGGACGTCATCGTTGTCGCGGGCGGCCTGCTCATGCTGCTCGGCTTCGTGCCGAAAATCGCCGCGCTTACGCTGCTCATTCCCGATTCGGTGCTGGGCGGGGCAATGGTCGCGATGTTCGGCATGGTCATCTCCAGCGGTCTGCGCATGATCGGTTCCCAAGTCGATCTGAACCGGCACGAGAATCTGTTCGTCATCGCGTGCTCGGTCGGGATGGGGCTTGGCGTCACGGCTGTGCCGGGCATCTTCGACAGCTTGCCTGACACGGTGCGGATTCTGACCGATAACGGGATCGTAGCAGGGACGTTCACTGCGCTCGTCATGAATCTGCTGTTCAATGGCGTGAAGCCGGAGACGGCGGAGGCGAAGACGCAGGAGTCCGATGAGGAGACGATTGTCGCCTGA
- a CDS encoding NAD(P)-dependent oxidoreductase — protein MNIGIIGATGKAGRRIMAEALERGHQVTAIVRDAAKLADLSTPRVLEKDVFQLTANDLRPFDVVINAFGAAPGSEHLHVEAGRVLIEALKDAPNTRLIVVGGAGSLFADEQGTVRVMDTPDFPAEYLPTAQNQGQNLEDLRASSINWTFISPSAFFDPEGPRTGKYVTGKDQLLINAAGQSYVSYADYAIAVVDEIEQSRHVKERFTVGSESK, from the coding sequence ATGAACATCGGAATTATCGGAGCGACCGGCAAAGCCGGCCGCCGGATTATGGCAGAAGCATTGGAGCGGGGACATCAAGTAACAGCGATCGTAAGAGACGCGGCGAAGCTGGCGGATCTGTCCACCCCGCGCGTATTGGAGAAAGACGTGTTCCAGCTTACCGCAAACGACCTGCGTCCCTTCGACGTCGTCATCAATGCGTTCGGGGCGGCTCCGGGCAGCGAGCATCTTCATGTCGAAGCCGGACGGGTGCTGATTGAAGCGCTGAAGGATGCGCCGAACACCAGATTGATCGTCGTGGGCGGAGCAGGCAGCCTGTTCGCCGATGAGCAAGGAACAGTCCGCGTCATGGATACGCCGGACTTCCCGGCGGAATACCTTCCGACCGCTCAAAATCAAGGTCAGAATCTGGAGGATCTGCGCGCCAGCTCCATCAACTGGACGTTCATCAGCCCTTCCGCCTTCTTCGATCCGGAAGGACCGCGCACAGGCAAGTACGTGACAGGTAAAGATCAGCTTCTCATCAACGCGGCGGGACAAAGCTATGTCAGCTATGCCGATTATGCGATCGCCGTCGTGGACGAGATCGAACAGTCTCGTCATGTGAAGGAACGGTTCACCGTCGGATCGGAATCCAAATAA
- a CDS encoding four-helix bundle copper-binding protein produces the protein MNTEQMMTCIRECLECMKKCNQCYDACLQEKEVNPMTACIRLTRDCADACVLAAQFMTRNSEHLKEACALCADICERCAEECRNHAYEHCQACAAACEACAKKCRAIAAA, from the coding sequence ATGAATACCGAACAGATGATGACATGCATCCGGGAATGCCTCGAATGCATGAAGAAATGCAACCAGTGCTATGATGCATGCCTGCAGGAGAAAGAGGTGAATCCGATGACCGCCTGCATCCGGCTGACACGGGATTGCGCGGACGCCTGCGTCCTGGCCGCCCAATTCATGACGCGGAACAGCGAGCATTTGAAGGAGGCCTGCGCGCTGTGCGCCGATATTTGCGAGCGATGCGCGGAGGAATGCCGGAATCATGCTTATGAACATTGCCAGGCATGCGCCGCAGCCTGTGAGGCTTGTGCGAAGAAATGCCGGGCGATTGCGGCCGCATAG
- a CDS encoding xanthine phosphoribosyltransferase encodes MKRLQDKVLQEGLVLSDRVLKVDSFLNHQMDPVLMKEIGEEFVKCYDGERITKVLTIESSGIAPGLMTALVLNVPLIFARKQKSLTLRDDIFVEKVYSFTKQETNEVTVSKKFLSPDDRVLIIDDFLANGEAASGLARIVEQAGAAVVGFGIVIEKSFQPGRDHLLAAGYRVESLVRVASLEDGTVTFVDEAQEVAAE; translated from the coding sequence GTGAAACGGCTTCAGGACAAAGTGCTGCAAGAGGGATTGGTGCTAAGTGACCGCGTGCTCAAGGTGGATTCTTTCTTGAACCATCAGATGGATCCGGTGCTTATGAAGGAAATCGGGGAAGAATTCGTGAAGTGCTACGACGGCGAGCGGATTACGAAGGTGCTGACGATCGAATCATCCGGCATCGCGCCCGGCTTAATGACGGCACTGGTGCTCAATGTGCCGCTCATCTTCGCGAGAAAGCAGAAGTCGCTGACGCTGCGAGACGATATTTTTGTCGAGAAGGTATACTCCTTCACGAAGCAAGAGACGAATGAAGTGACCGTCTCCAAAAAATTCCTCTCGCCGGACGATCGCGTGCTCATCATCGATGATTTCCTCGCGAACGGCGAAGCGGCATCCGGCCTGGCCCGCATCGTCGAGCAAGCCGGTGCGGCTGTCGTCGGCTTCGGCATCGTCATTGAGAAGTCGTTCCAGCCGGGCCGCGATCATCTGCTGGCTGCCGGCTATCGCGTCGAATCGCTGGTCCGCGTCGCCTCGCTAGAGGACGGAACTGTGACCTTCGTCGATGAGGCGCAGGAGGTGGCCGCCGAATGA
- a CDS encoding DUF72 domain-containing protein: MPDMTEQPVSDRIQIGLAGWGDHDIYPPGTKGTEKLAEYAKRFPVVEMDSSFYAIPSPERMESWAAQTPDGFRFVVKAYQGMTGHTRGRIPYDNAQAMFQACREAVEVLHYAGKLHSVLFQYPPWFHCVRRHVDILRRTRQWMGALPVTLEFRHQSWFTPEMRERTLAFMREEGWIHSVCDEPQAGEGSIPIVPVPTDKGQTLIRLHGRNASGWQAQGQADWRDVRYLYRYNEQELLEWKERLLTMLAETEQCFVIFNNNSGGDAAPNALQLMRLLDMEPPSIGPEWEQMSLFGDTP; this comes from the coding sequence ATGCCGGACATGACGGAACAACCCGTATCGGATCGCATTCAGATTGGACTTGCCGGCTGGGGGGATCATGACATTTACCCGCCGGGAACGAAGGGGACGGAGAAGCTGGCGGAATACGCCAAGCGCTTCCCGGTCGTCGAGATGGACAGCTCCTTCTACGCGATCCCGTCGCCGGAGCGGATGGAGAGCTGGGCGGCCCAGACTCCGGACGGATTCCGCTTCGTCGTCAAGGCGTACCAAGGGATGACGGGGCATACGCGGGGCCGCATCCCGTACGATAATGCGCAAGCGATGTTCCAGGCCTGCCGCGAGGCGGTCGAGGTGCTGCATTACGCCGGGAAGCTGCACTCCGTGCTGTTCCAGTACCCGCCCTGGTTCCACTGCGTGCGCAGGCATGTCGACATCCTGCGCCGCACCCGGCAGTGGATGGGCGCGCTGCCGGTGACGCTAGAGTTCCGGCATCAGAGCTGGTTCACGCCGGAGATGCGCGAGCGGACGTTGGCATTCATGCGCGAGGAAGGCTGGATTCACAGCGTCTGCGACGAGCCGCAAGCCGGGGAAGGCTCGATCCCGATCGTGCCGGTGCCGACAGACAAAGGGCAGACGCTGATTCGCCTGCACGGCCGGAACGCATCCGGCTGGCAAGCGCAGGGGCAGGCGGACTGGCGGGATGTCCGCTATTTGTACCGCTATAACGAGCAGGAACTGCTGGAATGGAAGGAGCGGCTGTTGACGATGCTGGCCGAGACGGAGCAGTGCTTTGTTATTTTCAACAATAACTCCGGCGGCGACGCCGCTCCGAATGCGCTTCAACTGATGCGTCTGCTCGATATGGAACCTCCGTCCATCGGACCGGAGTGGGAGCAGATGAGCTTGTTCGGGGATACGCCGTAA
- a CDS encoding nitroreductase family protein, whose protein sequence is MNQQHAAATAAETMRARHSVRKYVPGVRIPEADMNEILRLAGTAPSSWNLQHWRFLVIEEEENKRALLPIANNQQQIVDCSAVVAILGDTQANRVAADIYGAQLAAGSITQQVHDTLVGNINRAYASSPQVGVEEAIRNGSLAAMQLMLAATAAGYASCPIGGFRRDELIKTFRIPERYVPVMLVTIGQAAAPAHPTGRFTLEQTVIRERFPEQS, encoded by the coding sequence ATGAACCAACAGCACGCTGCGGCCACGGCTGCCGAGACGATGCGCGCCCGGCATTCGGTGCGCAAATATGTTCCGGGCGTACGCATCCCGGAAGCAGACATGAATGAAATACTGCGCTTGGCCGGAACGGCCCCGTCCTCATGGAATTTGCAGCATTGGCGCTTTCTGGTGATCGAGGAAGAGGAGAACAAGCGGGCCCTGCTGCCGATCGCGAACAATCAGCAGCAGATCGTCGACTGCTCCGCCGTCGTCGCCATTCTCGGCGACACGCAAGCGAATCGGGTCGCTGCCGACATCTACGGCGCCCAACTGGCGGCGGGATCGATTACGCAGCAAGTGCATGACACACTGGTCGGCAATATTAATCGGGCCTATGCGTCATCGCCTCAAGTCGGCGTGGAGGAAGCGATCCGCAATGGCTCCCTGGCCGCCATGCAGCTTATGCTCGCGGCAACCGCTGCAGGGTACGCCTCATGCCCGATTGGCGGCTTCCGCCGCGACGAGCTGATCAAGACGTTCCGCATTCCGGAGCGGTATGTCCCGGTCATGCTCGTCACGATCGGGCAAGCGGCTGCGCCCGCACATCCGACCGGGCGGTTCACGCTGGAACAGACCGTCATTCGGGAACGGTTCCCGGAACAATCGTAA
- a CDS encoding NAD(P)-dependent oxidoreductase: MEQIRSIALIGGNGTAGRHIARTAAEKGYHVRMLTRRAANMPSADKQIEIRQGDAQDIQSVRELLEGCQAVINTLGQPVRAEPIYSLVTSQLLHVMQEYGIRRYIGVSGGSLDVPGDKKRLTNRIGARAFDLLFPRLMSDKRKELHILLQNRQIDWSLIRLPFVKEGPCKGHIKVNLYDMPGLSITNSDIATFLIRELEEPAWIRQAPFISH, translated from the coding sequence ATGGAACAGATTCGAAGCATCGCATTGATCGGCGGTAACGGAACGGCCGGGCGCCATATTGCGCGAACTGCGGCGGAAAAAGGGTATCATGTACGGATGCTGACAAGACGGGCTGCCAACATGCCTTCAGCGGATAAGCAAATCGAAATCAGGCAGGGAGACGCGCAGGACATCCAGTCGGTTCGCGAGCTGCTGGAAGGTTGTCAAGCCGTCATCAATACATTGGGGCAGCCTGTGAGGGCCGAGCCCATCTATAGTCTCGTTACTTCGCAGCTTCTTCATGTAATGCAGGAATACGGGATACGGCGCTACATCGGAGTCAGCGGGGGCTCGCTTGACGTTCCGGGAGACAAGAAGCGCCTCACCAACCGGATCGGAGCCCGGGCGTTCGATCTGTTGTTTCCCCGGTTGATGTCGGATAAGCGCAAAGAGTTGCACATCCTCCTGCAGAATCGGCAAATCGATTGGTCGCTTATTCGCTTGCCGTTCGTCAAGGAAGGACCCTGCAAAGGCCATATCAAAGTCAATCTGTATGATATGCCCGGGCTATCGATAACGAACTCCGATATAGCGACTTTTCTCATCCGCGAGCTAGAGGAGCCCGCATGGATAAGACAAGCGCCTTTCATCTCGCATTGA
- a CDS encoding DegV family protein has protein sequence MNQVRILTDSAIDLPRSVVEELNITVLPIIVTLDQNQYDDGVTIQPKQMFDGMRQGQVYKTSQVPMERFQQTFTAIAESGEEAIYIAFSSELSGTYASSRMMLDMVKDDYPDAAIDIIDSKCASMGFGLVVEQAARWAAEGMSRERLVSKVRALAAGLEHVFTVDDLEYLYRGGRVSKSSAVIGGLLNIKPVLHVEDGKLIPVDKVRGRKKSIQRLADLMEQRANLNDKDQLIGIAHGDDTEAMEMLKQIINEKFGMHNIMTGSIGCAIGAHSGPGTLALFFRSRAYTEAD, from the coding sequence ATGAATCAAGTTCGTATCCTTACAGACAGCGCGATCGACCTTCCCCGGTCCGTCGTCGAGGAGCTGAACATCACAGTGCTGCCGATAATCGTAACTCTTGATCAGAATCAATACGACGACGGCGTTACTATACAACCGAAGCAAATGTTCGATGGCATGCGCCAGGGGCAGGTGTACAAGACGTCCCAAGTTCCAATGGAGCGGTTCCAGCAGACCTTCACGGCCATCGCGGAATCCGGTGAAGAAGCAATCTACATTGCCTTCTCTTCCGAGTTATCGGGTACATACGCATCGTCACGAATGATGCTCGACATGGTGAAGGATGATTATCCTGACGCAGCGATAGATATCATCGATTCCAAATGCGCCTCCATGGGCTTCGGTCTCGTCGTCGAACAAGCTGCCCGCTGGGCGGCCGAGGGCATGTCCCGCGAGCGTCTCGTGTCCAAGGTGCGCGCCTTGGCCGCGGGGCTGGAGCATGTATTCACCGTTGATGATCTGGAATATTTGTACCGCGGGGGACGGGTAAGCAAATCTTCCGCCGTGATCGGGGGCTTGCTGAACATCAAGCCGGTGCTGCATGTGGAGGATGGCAAGCTTATCCCTGTAGACAAGGTCAGAGGAAGGAAGAAATCGATTCAGCGGCTGGCCGACCTGATGGAGCAGCGCGCCAATCTGAATGACAAGGATCAGTTGATCGGCATCGCCCATGGCGACGACACGGAAGCGATGGAGATGCTGAAGCAAATCATCAACGAAAAGTTCGGCATGCATAACATCATGACCGGCTCGATCGGCTGCGCGATCGGCGCCCATTCCGGTCCGGGCACGCTCGCCCTGTTCTTCCGCAGCCGCGCCTATACGGAAGCTGATTAA
- a CDS encoding GH39 family glycosyl hydrolase — MTIGKAKEGIHVDVQDQLRHVQRGYPFRYLRFHGIFDEEMMVYDEDEAGRPRFHFRFVDQLFGFADQLL, encoded by the coding sequence ATCACGATCGGCAAAGCCAAGGAAGGTATTCATGTCGATGTTCAGGATCAACTGCGGCATGTGCAGCGGGGGTACCCCTTCCGCTATTTGCGATTTCATGGCATCTTCGACGAGGAGATGATGGTCTACGATGAGGACGAGGCGGGGCGGCCCAGGTTTCATTTCCGGTTCGTGGACCAGTTGTTCGGCTTCGCGGATCAACTGCTTTAA
- a CDS encoding dihydrodipicolinate synthase family protein, producing MAVNWTEELTRALHDGLCIPAHPLALNERRQLDERYQRALTRYYAASGAGGIAIGVHSTQFEIRDPKHRLYEKVLALAAEEVQQARLARPFLMVAGLCGPTEQALQEAKTALGLGYHAGLLSMGGLSGYTEEELLERTRRVAAVMPVFGFYLQPSVGGRVFSYSFWRAFADIPGVVAIKMAPFNRYQTIDVVRAVCESPRRDEIALYTGNDDNIINDLLTVFRFQVNGETVEKRIVGGLLGHWAVWTHKAAEMLASIKAARTSGGIDSEWLTRNIEVTDCNAVLFDAAHQFAGCIPGIHEVLRRQGLLPGIWCLNPEETLSPGQAEEIDRIQRDYRHWNDDAFVKAHLEQWLS from the coding sequence ATGGCTGTGAACTGGACAGAAGAGCTGACGCGGGCGCTGCACGACGGGCTGTGCATTCCCGCCCATCCGTTGGCTTTGAACGAACGCAGGCAGCTGGATGAGCGCTATCAGCGGGCGCTGACCCGTTATTATGCGGCTTCGGGCGCCGGCGGCATCGCCATCGGCGTCCATTCGACGCAGTTCGAAATCCGCGACCCGAAGCACCGCCTCTATGAGAAGGTGCTGGCCTTGGCGGCGGAGGAGGTCCAGCAGGCCCGGCTCGCGAGACCGTTCCTGATGGTCGCCGGATTATGCGGGCCGACCGAGCAGGCGCTGCAGGAAGCCAAGACGGCGCTCGGTCTGGGCTACCATGCCGGGCTGCTGAGCATGGGCGGGCTGTCCGGCTATACCGAGGAGGAGCTGCTGGAGCGGACGAGACGGGTTGCCGCGGTCATGCCGGTGTTCGGCTTTTATTTGCAGCCCTCGGTGGGCGGCCGGGTGTTCAGCTATTCGTTCTGGAGAGCGTTCGCCGACATTCCCGGCGTCGTCGCCATTAAGATGGCGCCCTTCAACCGGTACCAGACGATCGACGTCGTGCGCGCGGTATGCGAGTCGCCGCGGCGCGATGAGATTGCGCTCTACACCGGCAATGACGACAACATTATCAATGATCTGCTGACGGTGTTCCGGTTCCAGGTGAACGGAGAGACGGTGGAGAAGCGCATCGTCGGCGGACTGCTCGGTCATTGGGCCGTCTGGACGCACAAGGCGGCCGAGATGCTGGCGTCGATTAAGGCGGCGCGGACTTCCGGCGGGATCGACTCTGAATGGCTGACCCGCAATATCGAAGTGACCGATTGCAACGCGGTGCTGTTCGATGCGGCGCACCAGTTCGCCGGCTGCATTCCCGGCATTCACGAGGTGCTGCGCCGGCAGGGGCTGCTGCCGGGCATATGGTGCCTCAATCCGGAGGAGACGCTCTCTCCGGGCCAGGCGGAGGAGATCGACCGCATCCAGCGGGATTATCGGCATTGGAATGATGATGCGTTCGTGAAGGCGCATCTGGAGCAATGGCTGTCCTGA
- a CDS encoding NAD-dependent epimerase/dehydratase family protein encodes MHSEEQLEQVLSTPSRRLIEDVRRLDGDIMLLGAGGKMGPMLAKLAVEAIRAAGVDKKVYAVSRFSEAGLMDKLAASGVEAISCDLLDDDALQALPEAPNVIFMAGTKFGTTGKEHLTWAMNTYLPGRVAQKFRSSRIVVFSTGNVYPLTPVKQGGAPESQSPAPIGEYGQSCLGRERMFEHYSRQYGTPICIYRLNYAIDLRYGVLLEIAKSVASGQPVDLTMGHFNCIWQGDANEIAIRALLACDTPPAIYNVTGPETVSVRYAAEELGRRLGKQPIYTSEESSEALLSNASSTMQRFGYPSVALQTLFDWTAAWVKQDGKTINKPTHFQEREGKF; translated from the coding sequence ATTCATTCGGAAGAACAATTGGAACAAGTGCTGTCTACTCCATCCCGGCGGCTAATCGAGGATGTACGCCGTCTGGACGGTGATATTATGCTGCTTGGCGCGGGAGGAAAGATGGGCCCCATGCTGGCGAAGCTGGCGGTCGAGGCGATACGCGCAGCCGGCGTGGACAAAAAGGTGTATGCCGTATCCCGCTTCTCCGAAGCGGGTCTGATGGATAAGCTGGCTGCGAGCGGGGTAGAGGCGATCTCCTGCGATCTGCTGGATGACGATGCGCTGCAGGCGCTGCCTGAGGCGCCGAATGTCATCTTTATGGCCGGCACGAAGTTCGGAACGACCGGGAAGGAGCATCTGACCTGGGCGATGAACACGTACTTGCCGGGACGGGTCGCACAGAAGTTCAGGTCGTCCCGCATCGTCGTCTTCTCTACCGGCAATGTGTATCCGCTTACGCCGGTGAAGCAGGGCGGAGCTCCCGAGAGCCAGTCCCCGGCGCCGATCGGGGAATACGGACAATCCTGTCTCGGCCGTGAACGGATGTTCGAGCACTATTCGCGGCAGTACGGGACGCCGATCTGCATTTACCGGTTGAACTATGCCATCGATTTGCGCTATGGCGTCCTGCTTGAAATCGCCAAGTCGGTCGCGTCCGGACAGCCGGTCGATCTGACGATGGGCCATTTCAACTGCATCTGGCAGGGGGATGCCAATGAGATTGCGATCCGGGCGCTGCTCGCTTGCGATACGCCGCCGGCCATCTATAACGTGACCGGTCCGGAGACAGTGTCGGTCCGTTATGCGGCCGAAGAGCTGGGAAGACGGCTCGGCAAGCAGCCGATCTATACGTCCGAGGAGTCCTCCGAGGCGCTGCTCAGCAACGCGTCATCGACCATGCAGCGGTTCGGGTATCCGTCCGTGGCCCTGCAGACGCTGTTCGACTGGACGGCGGCCTGGGTGAAGCAGGACGGCAAGACGATTAACAAGCCGACGCATTTCCAGGAACGGGAGGGGAAATTCTGA
- a CDS encoding ABC transporter permease, whose protein sequence is MHTDVHASGIHSGRWRKLWKKILLHKYLYFMLLPCIVYFIIFNYIPMGGLILAFKEYKFNMGILGSPWIGFHYFETFFNDYQFWALIKNTLIISSLKLFVGLPFPIVLALMFNEVRHKRFKGIAQSISYLPHFISWVVVVGMLERILAPDTGLLNQAISAMGGDGSTFYLMEGDYFYSIMFWSYIWKGIGWESIIYLAAISGINPELYEAGKIDGTNKWNEIWSITLPSILPTIVILFILSLGNILSAGFDQIYLLRTPGNMHLAEILDTYIIRVGLQNGQFGYATAVGMVQGVIGLILVIVANKISRKVSDTSLW, encoded by the coding sequence ATGCACACCGATGTTCACGCGTCCGGAATCCATTCGGGAAGATGGCGGAAGCTGTGGAAAAAGATTTTGCTGCACAAATATTTATATTTCATGCTGCTGCCCTGCATTGTGTACTTTATCATTTTCAATTACATTCCGATGGGCGGCCTTATCCTGGCCTTCAAAGAGTACAAGTTCAATATGGGCATCCTGGGCAGTCCCTGGATTGGCTTTCATTATTTTGAGACATTTTTCAATGACTATCAATTTTGGGCGTTGATTAAAAACACGCTCATCATCAGTTCGCTGAAGCTGTTTGTCGGACTGCCTTTTCCGATTGTATTGGCGCTCATGTTCAACGAAGTGAGACATAAACGGTTTAAAGGCATTGCGCAAAGCATTTCTTATTTGCCTCATTTTATCTCCTGGGTGGTCGTGGTCGGCATGCTGGAGCGCATATTGGCGCCGGACACCGGGCTGCTCAATCAGGCCATCAGCGCTATGGGCGGAGACGGCTCCACCTTTTACCTTATGGAAGGCGATTATTTTTACTCGATCATGTTTTGGAGCTACATATGGAAAGGGATCGGCTGGGAATCGATTATTTATTTGGCGGCCATATCCGGTATCAATCCTGAACTGTATGAAGCCGGTAAAATTGACGGAACGAACAAATGGAACGAAATTTGGAGCATTACGCTTCCCTCGATATTGCCGACGATCGTCATCTTGTTCATTTTGTCGCTTGGCAACATATTATCGGCGGGCTTCGATCAGATTTATCTGTTACGAACACCTGGGAATATGCATTTGGCGGAAATATTGGATACGTATATTATTCGCGTCGGCTTGCAGAACGGCCAATTCGGCTATGCGACCGCAGTCGGGATGGTTCAAGGGGTCATTGGCCTGATTCTCGTCATTGTGGCCAATAAAATATCCCGCAAGGTTTCCGACACTTCTTTATGGTAA